In the Hordeum vulgare subsp. vulgare chromosome 7H, MorexV3_pseudomolecules_assembly, whole genome shotgun sequence genome, one interval contains:
- the LOC123408657 gene encoding uncharacterized protein LOC123408657, protein GGVDLDTSCSFSGPLSATATGRRTDEAENGDTPEICEVDRRPSEAEEDTRPWPPPAAVEAEEERVLEVECRGLDHADALGLIAIGNRLRCISNWLVVAMQKLRHPHPEHGGGKQLVRVYGPRVKFERGPSLAFNVYDWKGEKVAPALVQKLADRQGISLTCGFLRNIWFADKYEADRSAVLEQASDGGGEMGIHVVNASLGFLTNFEDAYKLWAFVAKFLDADFVEKERWRYTALNQKTVEV, encoded by the coding sequence ggtggtgtcGATCTTGATACCAGCTGCTCCTTTTCCGGTCCGCTCAGCGCCACCGCCACCGGTCGCAGGACCGACGAGGCCGAGAACGGCGACACTCCGGAAATTTGCGAGGTGGACCGTAGGCCATCCGAAGCCGAAGAAGACACTCGGCCATGGCCGCCGCCAGCAGCAGTCGAAGCAGAGGAGGAGCGCGTGCTGGAGGTGGAGTGCAGGGGGCTGGACCACGCAGACGCGCTGGGCCTCATCGCCATCGGCAACCGGCTGCGGTGCATCAGCAACTGGCTGGTGGTGGCGATGCAGAAGCTACGGCACCCGCACCCGGAGCACGGCGGAGGGAAGCAGCTGGTACGGGTGTACGGGCCGCGCGTCAAGTTCGAGCGGGGGCCCTCGCTGGCGTTCAACGTGTACGACTGGAAGGGGGAGAAGGTGGCGCCGGCGCTGGTGCAGAAGCTTGCCGACCGGCAGGGCATCTCCCTCACCTGCGGCTTCCTGCGGAACATCTGGTTCGCTGACAAGTATGAGGCCGACAGGAGCGCCGTCCTTGAGCAGGcaagcgacggcggcggcgagatgGGGATCCATGTGGTGAATGCGTCGCTGGGGTTCTTGACCAACTTCGAGGACGCGTACAAGCTGTGGGCGTTCGTGGCCAAGTTCTTGGACGCCGACTTCGtggagaaggagaggtggaggtACACGGCGCTCAACCAGAAGACCGTCGAAGTGTAG